The nucleotide sequence ATTCACTTTGTATCTCACTACTCTCGTCTGATTcgcaaacaaaatcaaaattgatataCTCATTTTCGTCTCATGGAACCAATGATAGGAGGAATTTGTTTACGTGCTCAACTGTGTTCAGTGTGGGAGCAAGTATCCCCctctcttgaaaaaaaaaatccgagatcttcatgtttttcaaaaaatccGGATATACAAAATCAACCCGAGAACGCAACGGATCAGAGGAATCTTTTATCAGCAACTCATCAGGAATGAGTACGTTAATTTCTCCACTCTCATTAGCAGATCGTATTCCATCTCCAATTGAAagcatcaaatcaacaaactttcTTATCTCATCTTGCTCGGCACGAACGGTTGAAGCACGTAAAGACATATTTGTTGTAAGTGTGCGAACCTTACAGTGACGCCACAACTTTGATGAGTTGATGGATGAAGCAAGTATGTCTTGTCTGCATCCTTTTCTTATCACTGGCAAAATTTGTCTGAAATCACCGCCTGAAACCACATAAACACCCCCAAAAGGTTTGTCTGTAATATCGACACAATCATAAGACATTATATCGCTCATGGTTCAGTCAAATGCCTCAAAACTATAACGATGGATTATTGGTGCCTCATCCCATATTATTAATGTTGAACATAACAAAATTGTCGCTCTCTTTACCGAATCCATAATTTGACGCTTTGTACCTCATTATTCTCGTCTGTTTGCAAACCGAATCATAACTAATATATTCCTTTTCGTCTCTTGGAACCAATGATAGAATGAATTCGTTTACGTGCTCAACTACGTCCATTGTGGGATAAAGTATCCCCTGCTCTTGGAAAAAATCCAAGATCTTTATGTTTTGCAAAAAATCCggatatacaaaaaaaaatcaaggggctgaaaaaaatcttaatatttatgGAGAACATTTACATAATTAACCATTTTAAACAAGTGtgtattttttcattttgactaaaaaaatccACTTGAAATTTAGTAGATTGcactaaatttttattattcaataaaatgtttcctaaatatacaaaaataaccttctgcttaaaatttatttgaataataacAAGTGAgtattgttgaggcaaaatccctaattaattttaaagataataaaccaatatgattagagaattaatggactttgattaattccttggtatttaacttgtgctcttgagtgttttactaagataggaacaaggtttaaatcataccaaaaatcaagaaatcaaaggacatttgaattcatgatctaacattgaggtcagaaagttagatcagaatgttgctcgaagatcagaatgttcaagcagagatcagaaggttgttcttatgcaagccaagaatctcaagaactttgatcaagatcatgcaaggcacatgtgacatggatatatgtccaggaaagtacatttgcatagatcaatcaagcaataaaggcatatacaaggattatgtcaaaaaggatattcaatgttcatttaagactatgaacattgatgtactaggaatattccacaagggaatatcatcctagatgttaattaatatcactgctcttcattgttgtttcactattaggatttgattacatcagatggtagtcttacaaatcatcctaagtgaaacagatggaacattctgatggtcagaatgttcagctcagcacatgcttactttatgaacagtacagtaggtgaaaagcaaaaagcaaaagtaaagcaaatctgtcttgatcaacaagagatagacacgtatGGGAGTTGGTCCAGTACAAGGACCACACAATCCCTCAAAGCATGgacatgaagatgcagaatcccactagaTCTTTCCTGCACCGGTCCCAAGGAAAATCTGGGAAAGTAACTTTCTGATGTATGTGGAAAAGCTCATACTTTGGTTATTGCCCAGAAactcatatgaaaagcatatgacacgcccagaaattcatgtgtttattcatacatgatgaacccagatgaagatcatcatgaacacaacaacattctgatgttcatcagtgatcagaatgtttgctcataatttcaagtaaaagcttgtgggacccaggacacgtggcataacaccattggacaccctacaacggctatatgagcccaaagactctataaatagagatcattgccttagcaaaacttgcaccattgtaaagcatacaagaaaacaatatgactttgtttgaagctcttgcaattgaaattaatcaatctctaaggcttttgtttccttagtgcacatcaatactccttgttatctctctctctctctctctctctctctctctctctctctctctctctcttaaagataacttcttcttcctcctctgtttgattcacaaacattcaacctccatacaaattgcaacaaagtctcatctagctttaggggtactaaagtgttagtttgagcgaAGGTtgcaaaagtctaagtggttaacttagcaagaaggtgcaagcctgctgaggcttagagaatacagaatTGTAATTGTTCtggtgaacaaagattgtaaggtgcaggacttgaaaggttatctcaagcatcatagtggaaactctcacaagattgtgaggagtggactagcccacgtTGGGTGAACTACTATAATTCTCTGTGTGTTCTTTCCTCTTTCTTTATACTCTTtaattacagtatacacaacacacacttacacattTACTTTCTTAAACAGTTtctttgtttatgaacttcagaacgttGTGAAGTCATAAAgttaacttaactattccaagtaaacaacttgagaatcacttttaagtttcaggataatttttaaagggtcacaattcaaatccCTCTTCCTtatgactattttatctacttcaagtATTTCTATCCAAATAGAAATGTGAACACTTGCTAACTTAGACTTTAATGTTTTTAGACCAACCTAAAAATATTAAACtctcaatttaaaataaaggaCAATTTACACACTTTAGTAAATTGCactcaacttttatttttcaataaaacattccaaaaattgttttcaaatttacaaaaataatctTCTGTTTAAACTTTTGTTTAAACAGTAATAAGAGGATATTTTTATCCAAATAAAACTTAATATGACAGCTTATAACACTCGATGCcttgctttttttctttttctttttcttttgagggttttggtttaGTCTCTCCTCTTttacgtaattttttttttttaataaaatttcgGCGTGAGTAGTAGAGGATATAAGAGTTTCTTTGAGGTGTCAATTATATTGGAACATCTAAGTTTCACCTTAATGTTTCAACATTCTCTtggttgatatatatatatattctttttataaaacTGAAATTCGCCGGTCTTTTAAAATTCTGTAGTTttgttttaccaaaaaaaaaattgagtagtTTGGTCACCtaatctttttcttgtttttttgacaCATGGGACCTaaacttcaaatcatcaaatcCAAACGTTCTTGTGCATAAGGGTAGTCAGCAGTAAAAAAAAACGCTACATGTGTTGAAGAGTAGATGAAAAACACCCTACCAATATTCCATTTATGGTCATAAATATCAAATAATGTAACGGATACATTGATTGTTCTATATAAACAAACTAGCACCCTTCGATTTTGCCATCTCATACCCAAATTATCACAATTAACTCTTCCTCCAAAAGTTATGgcaccatcatcatcaccaaccACTCCCATTAGCAAGGGTCGAGTCCTAATTGTTGGAGCAACTGGTTTCATGGGAAAATTTGTAACTGAGGCAAGTATTTCCACAGCACATCCAACCTATTTGTTGATCCGGCCAGGACCTCTCATATCTTCTAAGGCTGCCACTATTAAAACGTTCCAAGAGAAAGGTGCCATTGTCATTTATGTAAGTTACAATATAAACTTTTTGTAGGgtatctaattattattatttttacttttgagtGATAATGTTTTTCAATTCTATGCTAACACGATTCTTTATTATATGACTTTAAAAATGTTTCCTTTATATTCATTTTCTGAGAATGGGAGAGGTTCTAGTTTTAATCctacaaaatttgttaaaaagtttaagtgagaaaattgttaaaaatgaaGAACTTAAAATACAACATTATTTGttacatatttgattttattttaaaaaataaccatGAAACTagataaaatattatacaattctttcttacgttttttttttaccatgcaCTTCTCTTTACAATGTCTTTTTCTCTCCCTCAATCAACCCTAGCTTCATTTATGTTAATAAAACTTATGTCAGAGTTTTATTTATGGGAAGTGCTATTTCACGAGAGAAAATTTACCTCGAATGTATCCCGAATGCAAGTTTCAGGGATAACCTAGTTTAAGGGTCGTGAAGAATTCGGGAAGTTTGTTGTCGCAGTAACAAGCATTTCCCTTTATTTATTCATCAGTCACACTCCTTAATATTTCCGtattcatcatttttctttgcttgatttatataaaaaaaatgtgtatgcAATTTTCCCCCACATTTAGGTCCATTTTTATTTAGTCAGATCCAAGTAAAATTAGGTGTTTTCACACATAATAAGTGTATGTTTGCATGCGTAcgtaacaccaaaaaaaaaattgtatgtttgCATTCACGATGGAATATTTCATTACCATGCAACTTTGGAGCTTAATCTTTTCACATGTACATGGCAGGGTGTGGTAAATAATAAGGAGTTCGTGGagatgattttgaaaaagtatgAAATAGATACAGTCATTTCTGCAATAGGGGCTGAAAGCTTGCTGGACCAGCTTACTTTGGTGGAAGCCATGAAATCTATCAAGACTATTAAGGTATAGCTTCTCTATTCAAATGTATACTTTAAATAATCTCGAGTTCcattttttgtaataaaacaAATTGTTTATAAAGAATAGCttcactttttcaaaaaagaaaaaacaagaaccactaaaaaaatcaaaaagaagaaaaatttaaaccaaaatgacagttttagagtCTAGAgccataaattaataattactcTTGCTACCGTTTTTTGCAGTTCTTTGTGGTACTAGTAGTTACTTTATATTAATAAGTTTCAATTAATGGTATAGTATCTTTAAGTTGAATTTGTAGGGTACTTTCACTTCTATAGAGCAATCAATATTAGAAAAGAGTCCATCTAATATATACCTAAAAAACGTAGTACAAATGTGTGCCTCaccattttaaataaaaaggttCTCCACCAATTTTTcccatttttgtgttttttttttggaaggaccatttctgtttttattaaatccggatttaaatattaaatatttaaaataatgtttaaggttcaaaattcttaaatccGGATGTGACAGTGATTAGTGAACCCAAAATACCTTGGTGCAGTGTTTAACAATAGCAATGATACACGAgcacctatttttttttacacttttgtgATACATGGTTAATCACCTATAAAACATATTGTTAATTCAATTGAGTAGATGATTAATTCAATATACGACataaaattatggttaattCAACTACATGAACTAACCATAATTTTAAAAGTGAATTAAACTATCGGTCTATCAAAATCCAACATAGTTAATTATATTTGTGCACGTGATTAACTAGGTGTTACGGGTATATAAAAAAGTGGGTGTTcgtgaaatattttttatttaaaaaaaaaaaatcatgtgtaaTGGTTCAAGATTTAATTAATACACATTGttagtgtaaaaaaattacCACAATCAATTTATCATGATCGTTAGATCATAATATTAATCATGTTGACTTTAATCACGATCCTAAAGTCATATATATACTTGGTTGTGATTCGTTGAAAGTGTAAAATCATTTACGTTTACGACGTACTAGTCTTACAATTAAACACATGGtatgaatataaatatttatgcaAGACAAAGGGCACCTTTGCCGTGTGATTCATATATGTTGTCTTAGGATTGCATTAAATACATGTTATAATGAATGTAATATGTTGCAGAGGTTTTTGCCTTCAGAATTTGGTCACGATGTGGACAGAGCAGATCCTGTGGAGCCAGGCCTTGCAATGTACAAACAGAAACGTTTGGTTAGACGTGTGATTGAGGAATCAGGTGTACCATACACCTACATCTGCTGCAACTCCATTGCATCTTGGCCATACTATGACAATTGTCATCCATCACAGCTTCCTCCACCGTTGGATCAATTGCACATCTATGGTCATGGCAATGTCAAAGGTACAACCACACTAAGTACGTGTCTGATATCACAGTGGTTTTGCCAGAATCACGTTGAGCCGATGTGATTGTGGCAAAGTCACTGACTTAGTCACTGGGATACTGAACATGTACTATTCTTAGTCACTGTGATACTGAACATGTACCGATTCTTTGTCACACATCAAtcataataatatcatattaGTATTAATTTAACATATAGAATGTGATTGATTGTGCAGCGTACTTTGTTGATGGCTATGATATTGGCAAGTTCACAATGaaggttgttgatgatgaaagaaCAATCAACAAAAGTGTTCATTTTCGACCCTCTACCAACTGTTACAGCATGAATGAGCTTGCTTCTTTGTGGGAAAATAAAATTGCTCGAAAAATTCCTAGAGCAATCGTCTCTGAAGACGATCTTCTAGGAATAGCCGCAGGTTCCATCCtactcttaatatttttttatattctaaagtgacaaatAAAACgaatcaataaaatatttcataacaAATTTTGATACAATGTTTGTTCATTTCTCTAAGAGTTTGGCTAATTGGAAGTGAACGagtattaattttgatttttgactaTATGTTAATGCAGAAAATTGTATACCAGAAAGTGTTGTGGCATCAATCACCCATGATATATTCATCAATGGATGTCAAGTTAACTTCAAGATAGATGGAATTCATGATGTTGAGATAAGCACTCTATATCCTGGTGAATCATTCAGGAGCTTGGAGGATTGCTTTGAGAGCTTTGTTGCCATGGCGGCCGACAAGATTCATAAAGGAGAAAATGGAGTTACCGGTGGCACGAAGGCTTTAGTAGAACCAGTGCCAATCACAGCTTCCTGTTGAAGAGTTTCACCTCAAAAACCGTCCTAGGTTATTCTTTATTGAGGTGGATATTTTTTGAGTCATGAGGCATCATGTTATTTCCAAGTCTGTTTCATCATTTCACGCGTTCTATTATTAATGTATCCTAAGTATAAATAATTGTTATCTATGTACGTTCTGGGTTGCAACAAATTATTGTTATTCTGTGTTGAGATAAAAGTCTTCATGtagttgtgttatttttttttctccatattttgttttctcataATGATTTATGTGGAGCACTTTTTGGGGGTGACAGAACACAACTACATCACCACTAAACTAGGAACGTGGGATAACAACAACTGCTTTCTCCTAAAGTGTAGGTACTACTTattgactaaaataaaaaactgaaatAATAGAGAATAAAGATAAATCAGCCACGTAATGCAGTCCAAAAGCAATAATTAACACTCCTCCTTGCTTTAGAAATTGAGACCAATAGAGAAGGTCAAGTTAGTCAAAACCCTTACAATAATAGTGTCTATGTCAACTTTTTGTGTCAAGATATATTTTCTCTCTATGAAATACATTAGAAATTAGAGCTTCTTTCCTCAGCTGCACGATTCTACAAAAACCATACATTTGACTTGAAGTTTACATCCAGAGAGCAAAGAAACTgtatttttctccaaaaagtaTACTTCCTGagggtaataaaaaaaaatggtgttcaTTTACACAAGTATGATTTTGATGAGTTTGAGGGATGACAAAAATAAGTTACCCTAGAAACAAGTACTAGCTTGTTGAAAATGAGAAGTCACTAGTGCTGCTTAAATAAACCAACTAAACGTGACCTACTAATTACTACGTTTTACTATATTAGATAAAAATAAGTCACAAGCTAGTTGATAAACTATACAAGCCAATTTATAAACCTGCCTCCACCATCATGGTACTGCTGCCAAGCGCCAATATCAACATGCTTGCCAACCATCACGCACCCATGAACTCGTCTAGAAACGGCCATTAGCTCACCGTCATTGCTCTTGTCAGCGCAAGTTTTCTTTTCAACTCTTTCCTAGCTTGTTCATGGATACCtcataattttcaagttttttgtAATGATATGCTTTGGAATTTTTAGTGTGGTACTTGCTGTCGAGTGCAATATCATGAATCAATGTCGAAATCAAACAGCATTAAGTGACTGATTGATACTTCAGAGTCAACTTAGTAGCTGCAACCTCAACCAAACATTCAACAAAGTTTCCTTTGACTATCATAGgtatttattttagtatttaatactCACTCACTACAAACATGCACATTTTAACTGCGCATGGTAGCATTCCTAGTTCGTATAGACTTCAACAAACATCTTGCGTTATATAgataacaaaattcaaaatgactGCACCAAAAACGAGCTTTCAATATTGCAGCTATGCACATTTTAAGGAAGGTGGGGTTTAACTTGCAATGAATGTTTAAAATTATGTACAACTTCAGAAGTTCATCATATCTATGAGCAGATACATTAATCACACTTGGTGCTTGCCTCATCTAAAACCACAAGCCATTGTGAGataatatgtatatattttacaGTGAACTCAGTCTACACATCATATATA is from Medicago truncatula cultivar Jemalong A17 chromosome 1, MtrunA17r5.0-ANR, whole genome shotgun sequence and encodes:
- the LOC11406967 gene encoding leucoanthocyanidin reductase gives rise to the protein MAPSSSPTTPISKGRVLIVGATGFMGKFVTEASISTAHPTYLLIRPGPLISSKAATIKTFQEKGAIVIYGVVNNKEFVEMILKKYEIDTVISAIGAESLLDQLTLVEAMKSIKTIKRFLPSEFGHDVDRADPVEPGLAMYKQKRLVRRVIEESGVPYTYICCNSIASWPYYDNCHPSQLPPPLDQLHIYGHGNVKAYFVDGYDIGKFTMKVVDDERTINKSVHFRPSTNCYSMNELASLWENKIARKIPRAIVSEDDLLGIAAENCIPESVVASITHDIFINGCQVNFKIDGIHDVEISTLYPGESFRSLEDCFESFVAMAADKIHKGENGVTGGTKALVEPVPITASC